TACGTTAAAGTAATGATAAGCGAAGACCATATCCCCACACACCAATGACACGTTATGAAGCTGCCGATCCAATACCGCCAGCTTCCTTCTACCATAGCCTCGCGCTCCTCCTTGCTTGTCGGAACGAAAGGCCTGCGCAAAAACCAGGTTATCTGATCATACACAATCAAATGGGTTAATCGAAACGATGAGAGGGCAAGGATGAATAGCTGTAACCATGTTATGCTCTCCACGAGTCTCAGCCTCCTGTACCAATTCATTAAGCCTGTAAGCTGTGTTGAGTGAAGTTATTGAATCTGGAAGCCTATGATGTGACAGATCGATACAACTACATTATCATCAAGCTTTAACACGCCGTTATTGACGCTGATTACTTCCCCGATTCTTTGCTGAGGACCGAACACGGCGTTAGCAGATGATGTAAAGACCTCAATCGTCGTCGGGGGGTCCGTAACAAGCGCCTGCAGCTCTTGCTGCATCTGATCAAAGCAGCAATCGTCACATTCTTGTTGCTGCTGTCCGCAAGGAACGCATCCCGTAAATTTGAATGACATAGTATCGCCTCCTTTCCTTACTAACAAGTTATGAACAAGCATTAGGAAAGGTATGGGTCATTGGAGCCTGATACTTATATCAATATTTCACGGTATAATGAAGGTCAATTTGAAGCGTCCCTGTACAGAATGCGGAGGGTTTATTACCGCTGCATAATAGATCGACTTTATTCAAATTCGGGATGGTACCAGTGAAAGAGGACAAGGGATCAATAATCGTTCTGGACTGACTGCCATCGACGGAAGTAATTGTGGCCCTCATCGTACATTCGGGGCTTGAATTGACAATCGTCACCGTACCTGATGGATAACCGATCATGCTGCTGTCTCGAACCGGAGTGAAGAAATAAGCTTGATTTGTAACGCCATCACACTTCTGATTAATTGGGACGCAGCGGCTAATCTGAATGAGTCGTGTACGTATTGCTTTATTGCGCTTTCTGCATACAGGAGACGTCTTTCTTTTTTTTCGTTTACAGCCTGACTTGGTTGGACAATTTACATTTACGATGGATGTTTGCTTTGCCGAAATTTTGTTGTTGACCTGAACGGAAGCTTTCTTTTGTTTTTTTGATTTGGTGGCATTCGATGCGACCTGCACCTCTGCCTCATTCGTTAATTCCATTCG
Above is a genomic segment from Paenibacillus sp. YYML68 containing:
- a CDS encoding S-Ena type endospore appendage, with amino-acid sequence MELTNEAEVQVASNATKSKKQKKASVQVNNKISAKQTSIVNVNCPTKSGCKRKKRKTSPVCRKRNKAIRTRLIQISRCVPINQKCDGVTNQAYFFTPVRDSSMIGYPSGTVTIVNSSPECTMRATITSVDGSQSRTIIDPLSSFTGTIPNLNKVDLLCSGNKPSAFCTGTLQIDLHYTVKY
- a CDS encoding DUF1360 domain-containing protein, yielding MNWYRRLRLVESITWLQLFILALSSFRLTHLIVYDQITWFLRRPFVPTSKEEREAMVEGSWRYWIGSFITCHWCVGIWSSLIITLTYLYLPWLYPLFLVLAIAGLAAIFESLVWKK